The following nucleotide sequence is from Agromyces sp. SYSU T00194.
ACGCGCGTGCGTTCGGATTCGCGATGCTGCGAGGCGGGGCTGGGTCGTATATACCGGCAGTCATGCCGAGGTAGAATGGTGGAATGGCGTTGAGCATCAAGAGCGCGGAGGCCGAGCAGCTCGCTCGGCGGCTCGCGGCTGCGACCGGCGAGAGCATCACCGGAGCGATCACGACCGCGCTGCGCGAGCGGCTCGAGCGCACCGAGGCGACCGACGACTCCCGCTCCGCGCAGCGTGTCGAGCGGCTCGCCGCCATCGGAGCCGATGCCGCCGGCCGCTGGAGCGACGACCTGCGTACCGCGGACCACGGCGACCTGCTCTACGACGACCGCGGACTCCCCCGGTGATCGTCGACACGTCGGCGCTCATCGCGATCCTCCGGAACGAGCCCGCCGCGCCGGCCTGCATCGCCGCGCTCGCGTCCTCGACCAGCACGTCCATGTCGGCCGGCACGTTCATCGAGGCATCCGTCGTCGTCGACGCGAACCGCGACCCCGTGCTCAGCGCACGCTTCGACGAACTCGTCGCCGAGGCCGGCATCGAGATCGTGCCGATCGACGCCGCGCTCGCGCGCATCGCCCGCGCCGCGTATCGCGACTACGGAAAGGGCAGTGGCCACCCGGCGCGCCTCAACCTTGGCGACTGCTTCGCCTATGCACTCGCGCGCTCGCGCAGCGAACCGCTGCTCTGCATCGGCGACGACTTCCGTCAGACAGACCTGCGAATGGCGCTCGAACCATCCTCCTGACCGCTACTTCGTCAGGCAGACCGCCGGGAGGTCGAACCAGCGGAGGTGCTCGAAGTCGGCGGAGAGCGCCCTCGGCGAGGCGCCGGCCCGATCGGCGTCGGCGGGCGGAGGCGGCGATTCTGCGGCATCCGTCACCTGCACCTCTTCGAACGGATGCATGGCCGCAGCCGCATCCGTCACCCCCGCTGCCTCCGAACCGCCGCCGCCCGCCGCCGCGAACCGCTGCCTGGCTTCCGCGAGGTACCCGGCGAGCGCCGACTCCGGCGCGCGGTCGTCGTGGTGCGGATACGTCAGCCGCCCGTCGGCGTCGTACGACACCTCGTGCAGGCGCAGCGGCGGCTCGGCCGGGCCGCGCCGGTGGCGCCAGAGGCCGGAGTCGGGGTCGAACGTGTAGTCCGGCAGCATCCGCCACCCGTCTCGGGCGACGAGCCGCACCGCCTCGACGAGGTAGTCGAAGACGCTCTCCGAGATGAAGTAGTTGAAGTTGATGCGCACCCAGCCGGGCTTGATGCCCTCGCAGCCGCGGGCGATCTCGCGCTCGAACTCGTGCGAGCGCTCGATGTCGATGCCGAGCAGTTCGTGGCCGTACGGGCCGGCGCACGAGCAGCCGCCGCGCGACTGGATGCCGAACAGGTCGTTCAGCAGCGCGACGACGAAGTTGTGGTGCAGGTAGCGGCCGCTCGGCGCGCGCACCACGAACGAGACGATCGACAGGCGCTCGGCGTCGAGGTTGCCGAGCACCTCGATGGCGGGCTCGTCGTGCCAGGCCGCGATCGCGCGGCGCAGGAAGTCGTCCTCGAGCGCGCGAATCGCCGGGAC
It contains:
- a CDS encoding type II toxin-antitoxin system VapB family antitoxin — protein: MALSIKSAEAEQLARRLAAATGESITGAITTALRERLERTEATDDSRSAQRVERLAAIGADAAGRWSDDLRTADHGDLLYDDRGLPR
- a CDS encoding type II toxin-antitoxin system VapC family toxin yields the protein MIVDTSALIAILRNEPAAPACIAALASSTSTSMSAGTFIEASVVVDANRDPVLSARFDELVAEAGIEIVPIDAALARIARAAYRDYGKGSGHPARLNLGDCFAYALARSRSEPLLCIGDDFRQTDLRMALEPSS